In a single window of the Salvelinus namaycush isolate Seneca chromosome 6, SaNama_1.0, whole genome shotgun sequence genome:
- the clcn3 gene encoding H(+)/Cl(-) exchange transporter 3 isoform X5 produces the protein MSNGGGVMSSTTHLLDFLEEPIPGVGTYDDFHTIDWVREKCKDRERHRKINAKKKESAWEFTKSLYDAWSGWLVVTLTGLASGALAGLIDIAADWLNDIKEGVCLNAMWFNHEQCCWGSNETTFAERDKCPQWKSWAGLILGQEEGPGSYIMNYFMYIYWALSFAFLAVLLVKVFAPYACGSGIPEIKTILSGFIIRGYLGKWTLLIKTVTLVLAVASGLSLGKEGPLVHVACCCGNIFSYLFPKYSKNEAKKREVLSAASAAGVSVAFGAPIGGVLFSLEEVSYYFPLKTLWRSFFAALVAAFVLRSINPFGNSRLVLFYVEYHTPWYLFELIPFILLGVFGGLWGAFFIKANIAWCRRRKSTRFGKYPILEVIFVAAITAVVAFPNPYTRQNTSELIKELFTDCGPLESSQLCQYRSQMNGSKAFVDASPNKPAGPGVYAAIWQLCLALIFKIIMTIFTFGLKVPAGLFIPSMAIGAIAGRIVGIAVEQLAYYHHDWLVFREWCEVGTDCITPGLYAMVGAAACLGGVTRMTVSLVVIVFELTGGLEYIVPLMAAVMTSKWVGDAFGREGIYESHIRLNGYPFLDAKEEFTHTTLAREVMRPRRSDPPLAVLTQDDLTVEELQGIINETSYNGFPVIVSKESQRLVGFALRRDITIAIENARRKQEGILLTSRVYFTQHAPTLPADSPRPLKLRSILDMSPFTVTDHTPMEIVVDIFRKLGLRQCLVTHNGIVLGVITKKNILEHLEELKEHTEPLASPWYYHKKRYPSSYGPDGQPRPRQHNVQLVTAFPGRQADEEESEEEVVNLLDGRGSTL, from the exons ATGTCTAACGGGGGCGGGGTGATGAGTAGCACCACCCACCTGCTGGACTTCCTGGAGGAGCCCATCCCGGGGGTCGGCACCTATGATGACTTCCACACCATCGACTGGGTCCGGGAGAAGTGCAAGGACCGGGAACGCCACCGCAAG ATCAATGCTAAGAAGAAGGAATCAGCTTGGGAGTTTACCAAGAGCCTGTATGATGCCTGGTCTGGGTGGCTGGTGGTGACGCTGACAGGGCTGGcctcag GTGCTCTGGCTGGTCTAATCGACATCGCTGCTGATTGGCTGAACGACATCAAGGAGGGTGTGTGTCTGAATGCCATGTGGTTCAACCACGAGCAGTGCTGCTGGGGCTCCAACGAGACCACGTTCGCTGAGAGGGACAAGTGTCCTCAGTGGAAGAGCTGGGCGGGGCTCATCCTGGGCCAGGAAGAG GGCCCTGGTTCCTACATCATGAACTACTTCATGTACATCTACTGGGCTTTGTCCTTCGCCTTCCTGGCCGTGTTACTGGTCAAGGTGTTCGCCCCTTACGCCTGTGGCTCCGGTATACCTGAG ATAAAGACCATTCTCAGTGGGTTCATCATCCGGGGTTACCTGGGGAAGTGGACCCTGCTGATCAAGACGGTGACCCTGGTGCTGGCTGTAGCGTCTGGGCTGAGCCTGGGGAAGGAGGGACCCTTGGTCCACGTGGCCTGCTGTTGTGGAAACATTTTCTCATATCTCTTCCCCAAGTACAGTAAGAACGAGGCCAAAAAGCGAGAG GTCCTATCTGCAGCGTCAGCGGCTGGGGTGTCTGTCGCTTTCGGTGCTCCCATAGGAGGAGTACTCTTCAGCTTGGAGGAG gtgagCTACTACTTCCCTCTGAAGACCCTGTGGCGCTCCTTCTTCGCTGCATTGGTGGCAGCCTTCGTCCTCCGCTCCATCAACCCGTTTGGCAACAGCCGTCTGGTCCTGTTCTACGTGGAGTACCACACCCCCTGGTACCTGTTTGAGCTTATCCCCTTCATCCTGCTGGGGGTGTTTGGAGGCCTCTGGGGGGCCTTCTTCATCAAGGCCAACATCGCCTGGTGCCGAAGGAGGAAATCCACCCGCTTCGGGAAGTACCCCATCCTGGAGGTGATCTTCGTGGCGGCCATTACCGCGGTCGTGGCGTTCCCCAACCCGTACACGCGGCAGAACACCAGCGAGCTGATTAAAGAGTTGTTTACCGACTGCGGACCCTTGGAGTCGTCCCAGCTGTGCCAGTACAGGAGTCAGATGAACGGGAGCAAGGCGTTTGTGGACGCGTCTCCCAACAAGCCGGCGGGACCCGGGGTGTACGCAGCCATTTGGCAGCTGTGCCTGGCGCTCATCTTCAAGATCATCATGACCATCTTCACCTTCGGACTTAAG GTTCCTGCTGGCCTGTTCATCCCCAGTATGGCCATCGGGGCGATCGCCGGGCGTATCGTTGGCATCGCCGTGGAGCAGCTGGCGTACTACCACCACGACTGGTTAGTGTTCAGGGAGTGGTGCGAGGTAGGCACCGACTGCATCACCCCGGGACTCTATGCCATGGTGGGGGCCGCCGCATGTCTGG GTGGTGTCACGCGGATGACCGTGTCTCTCGTGGTCATCGTGTTTGAGCTGACGGGCGGCCTGGAGTACATCGTGCCACTCATGGCCGCCGTCATGACCAGCAAGTGGGTGGGCGACGCCTTTGGGCGCGAGGGCATCTACGAATCACACATCCGCCTGAACGGGTACCCCTTCCTCGACGCCAAGGAGGAGTTCACACACACCACGCTGGCGCGGGAG GTGATGCGGCCGCGGCGTAGTGATCCACCGTTAGCGGTGCTGACGCAGGACGACCTGACAGTGGAGGAACTACAGGGGATCATCAACGAGACCAGCTACAACGGCTTCCCTGTCATCGTCTCCAAGGAGTCCCAGAGACTGGTTGGCTTCGCTCTGCGCAGGGACATCACCATCGCTATAG AGAACGCACGGCGGAAGCAGGAGGGTATCCTGCTGACGTCGCGGGTCTACTTCACGCAGCACGCCCCTACGCTGCCCGCCGACAGCCCGCGGCCCCTCAAGCTGCGCTCCATCCTGGACATGAGCCCCTTCACCGTGACCGACCACACGCCCATGGAGATCGTGGTGGACATCTTCCGCAAGCTGGGCCTCCGCCAGTGTCTGGTGACACACAACGG gATTGTATTGGGCGTCATCACTAAGAAGAATATATTAGAGCATCTGGAGGAGCTCAAGGAACACACGGAGCCCCTG gCGTCTCCTTGGTATTATCACAAAAAAAGATATCCTTCGTCATATGGCCCAGATGGCCAACCAAGACCCCGACAACATAATGTTCAACTAGTCACCGCCTTCCCGGGTCGTCAAGCTGACGAGGAGGAAAGCGAGGAGGAGGTGGTAAACCTACTGGACGGCCGCGGCTCCACCCTATGA
- the clcn3 gene encoding H(+)/Cl(-) exchange transporter 3 isoform X1: MESEQLFNRKGYYRNSYNSIASASSDEELLDGAGVVMDFHTSEDDNLLDGDATSPGSNYVMSNGGGVMSSTTHLLDFLEEPIPGVGTYDDFHTIDWVREKCKDRERHRKINAKKKESAWEFTKSLYDAWSGWLVVTLTGLASGALAGLIDIAADWLNDIKEGVCLNAMWFNHEQCCWGSNETTFAERDKCPQWKSWAGLILGQEEGPGSYIMNYFMYIYWALSFAFLAVLLVKVFAPYACGSGIPEIKTILSGFIIRGYLGKWTLLIKTVTLVLAVASGLSLGKEGPLVHVACCCGNIFSYLFPKYSKNEAKKREVLSAASAAGVSVAFGAPIGGVLFSLEEVSYYFPLKTLWRSFFAALVAAFVLRSINPFGNSRLVLFYVEYHTPWYLFELIPFILLGVFGGLWGAFFIKANIAWCRRRKSTRFGKYPILEVIFVAAITAVVAFPNPYTRQNTSELIKELFTDCGPLESSQLCQYRSQMNGSKAFVDASPNKPAGPGVYAAIWQLCLALIFKIIMTIFTFGLKVPAGLFIPSMAIGAIAGRIVGIAVEQLAYYHHDWLVFREWCEVGTDCITPGLYAMVGAAACLGGVTRMTVSLVVIVFELTGGLEYIVPLMAAVMTSKWVGDAFGREGIYESHIRLNGYPFLDAKEEFTHTTLAREVMRPRRSDPPLAVLTQDDLTVEELQGIINETSYNGFPVIVSKESQRLVGFALRRDITIAIENARRKQEGILLTSRVYFTQHAPTLPADSPRPLKLRSILDMSPFTVTDHTPMEIVVDIFRKLGLRQCLVTHNGIVLGVITKKNILEHLEELKEHTEPLASPWYYHKKRYPSSYGPDGQPRPRQHNVQLVTAFPGRQADEEESEEEVVNLLDGRGSTL; encoded by the exons GATCTAACTACGTCATGTCTAACGGGGGCGGGGTGATGAGTAGCACCACCCACCTGCTGGACTTCCTGGAGGAGCCCATCCCGGGGGTCGGCACCTATGATGACTTCCACACCATCGACTGGGTCCGGGAGAAGTGCAAGGACCGGGAACGCCACCGCAAG ATCAATGCTAAGAAGAAGGAATCAGCTTGGGAGTTTACCAAGAGCCTGTATGATGCCTGGTCTGGGTGGCTGGTGGTGACGCTGACAGGGCTGGcctcag GTGCTCTGGCTGGTCTAATCGACATCGCTGCTGATTGGCTGAACGACATCAAGGAGGGTGTGTGTCTGAATGCCATGTGGTTCAACCACGAGCAGTGCTGCTGGGGCTCCAACGAGACCACGTTCGCTGAGAGGGACAAGTGTCCTCAGTGGAAGAGCTGGGCGGGGCTCATCCTGGGCCAGGAAGAG GGCCCTGGTTCCTACATCATGAACTACTTCATGTACATCTACTGGGCTTTGTCCTTCGCCTTCCTGGCCGTGTTACTGGTCAAGGTGTTCGCCCCTTACGCCTGTGGCTCCGGTATACCTGAG ATAAAGACCATTCTCAGTGGGTTCATCATCCGGGGTTACCTGGGGAAGTGGACCCTGCTGATCAAGACGGTGACCCTGGTGCTGGCTGTAGCGTCTGGGCTGAGCCTGGGGAAGGAGGGACCCTTGGTCCACGTGGCCTGCTGTTGTGGAAACATTTTCTCATATCTCTTCCCCAAGTACAGTAAGAACGAGGCCAAAAAGCGAGAG GTCCTATCTGCAGCGTCAGCGGCTGGGGTGTCTGTCGCTTTCGGTGCTCCCATAGGAGGAGTACTCTTCAGCTTGGAGGAG gtgagCTACTACTTCCCTCTGAAGACCCTGTGGCGCTCCTTCTTCGCTGCATTGGTGGCAGCCTTCGTCCTCCGCTCCATCAACCCGTTTGGCAACAGCCGTCTGGTCCTGTTCTACGTGGAGTACCACACCCCCTGGTACCTGTTTGAGCTTATCCCCTTCATCCTGCTGGGGGTGTTTGGAGGCCTCTGGGGGGCCTTCTTCATCAAGGCCAACATCGCCTGGTGCCGAAGGAGGAAATCCACCCGCTTCGGGAAGTACCCCATCCTGGAGGTGATCTTCGTGGCGGCCATTACCGCGGTCGTGGCGTTCCCCAACCCGTACACGCGGCAGAACACCAGCGAGCTGATTAAAGAGTTGTTTACCGACTGCGGACCCTTGGAGTCGTCCCAGCTGTGCCAGTACAGGAGTCAGATGAACGGGAGCAAGGCGTTTGTGGACGCGTCTCCCAACAAGCCGGCGGGACCCGGGGTGTACGCAGCCATTTGGCAGCTGTGCCTGGCGCTCATCTTCAAGATCATCATGACCATCTTCACCTTCGGACTTAAG GTTCCTGCTGGCCTGTTCATCCCCAGTATGGCCATCGGGGCGATCGCCGGGCGTATCGTTGGCATCGCCGTGGAGCAGCTGGCGTACTACCACCACGACTGGTTAGTGTTCAGGGAGTGGTGCGAGGTAGGCACCGACTGCATCACCCCGGGACTCTATGCCATGGTGGGGGCCGCCGCATGTCTGG GTGGTGTCACGCGGATGACCGTGTCTCTCGTGGTCATCGTGTTTGAGCTGACGGGCGGCCTGGAGTACATCGTGCCACTCATGGCCGCCGTCATGACCAGCAAGTGGGTGGGCGACGCCTTTGGGCGCGAGGGCATCTACGAATCACACATCCGCCTGAACGGGTACCCCTTCCTCGACGCCAAGGAGGAGTTCACACACACCACGCTGGCGCGGGAG GTGATGCGGCCGCGGCGTAGTGATCCACCGTTAGCGGTGCTGACGCAGGACGACCTGACAGTGGAGGAACTACAGGGGATCATCAACGAGACCAGCTACAACGGCTTCCCTGTCATCGTCTCCAAGGAGTCCCAGAGACTGGTTGGCTTCGCTCTGCGCAGGGACATCACCATCGCTATAG AGAACGCACGGCGGAAGCAGGAGGGTATCCTGCTGACGTCGCGGGTCTACTTCACGCAGCACGCCCCTACGCTGCCCGCCGACAGCCCGCGGCCCCTCAAGCTGCGCTCCATCCTGGACATGAGCCCCTTCACCGTGACCGACCACACGCCCATGGAGATCGTGGTGGACATCTTCCGCAAGCTGGGCCTCCGCCAGTGTCTGGTGACACACAACGG gATTGTATTGGGCGTCATCACTAAGAAGAATATATTAGAGCATCTGGAGGAGCTCAAGGAACACACGGAGCCCCTG gCGTCTCCTTGGTATTATCACAAAAAAAGATATCCTTCGTCATATGGCCCAGATGGCCAACCAAGACCCCGACAACATAATGTTCAACTAGTCACCGCCTTCCCGGGTCGTCAAGCTGACGAGGAGGAAAGCGAGGAGGAGGTGGTAAACCTACTGGACGGCCGCGGCTCCACCCTATGA
- the clcn3 gene encoding H(+)/Cl(-) exchange transporter 3 isoform X2, whose translation MDDISTEADPYLPYDGGGDTIALQELPKRGSNYVMSNGGGVMSSTTHLLDFLEEPIPGVGTYDDFHTIDWVREKCKDRERHRKINAKKKESAWEFTKSLYDAWSGWLVVTLTGLASGALAGLIDIAADWLNDIKEGVCLNAMWFNHEQCCWGSNETTFAERDKCPQWKSWAGLILGQEEGPGSYIMNYFMYIYWALSFAFLAVLLVKVFAPYACGSGIPEIKTILSGFIIRGYLGKWTLLIKTVTLVLAVASGLSLGKEGPLVHVACCCGNIFSYLFPKYSKNEAKKREVLSAASAAGVSVAFGAPIGGVLFSLEEVSYYFPLKTLWRSFFAALVAAFVLRSINPFGNSRLVLFYVEYHTPWYLFELIPFILLGVFGGLWGAFFIKANIAWCRRRKSTRFGKYPILEVIFVAAITAVVAFPNPYTRQNTSELIKELFTDCGPLESSQLCQYRSQMNGSKAFVDASPNKPAGPGVYAAIWQLCLALIFKIIMTIFTFGLKVPAGLFIPSMAIGAIAGRIVGIAVEQLAYYHHDWLVFREWCEVGTDCITPGLYAMVGAAACLGGVTRMTVSLVVIVFELTGGLEYIVPLMAAVMTSKWVGDAFGREGIYESHIRLNGYPFLDAKEEFTHTTLAREVMRPRRSDPPLAVLTQDDLTVEELQGIINETSYNGFPVIVSKESQRLVGFALRRDITIAIENARRKQEGILLTSRVYFTQHAPTLPADSPRPLKLRSILDMSPFTVTDHTPMEIVVDIFRKLGLRQCLVTHNGIVLGVITKKNILEHLEELKEHTEPLASPWYYHKKRYPSSYGPDGQPRPRQHNVQLVTAFPGRQADEEESEEEVVNLLDGRGSTL comes from the exons ATGGACGATATCTCAACCGAGGCTGACCCCTATCTACCCTACGACGGGGGAGGGGATACCATCGCCCTGCAGGAGCTGCCTAAAAGAG GATCTAACTACGTCATGTCTAACGGGGGCGGGGTGATGAGTAGCACCACCCACCTGCTGGACTTCCTGGAGGAGCCCATCCCGGGGGTCGGCACCTATGATGACTTCCACACCATCGACTGGGTCCGGGAGAAGTGCAAGGACCGGGAACGCCACCGCAAG ATCAATGCTAAGAAGAAGGAATCAGCTTGGGAGTTTACCAAGAGCCTGTATGATGCCTGGTCTGGGTGGCTGGTGGTGACGCTGACAGGGCTGGcctcag GTGCTCTGGCTGGTCTAATCGACATCGCTGCTGATTGGCTGAACGACATCAAGGAGGGTGTGTGTCTGAATGCCATGTGGTTCAACCACGAGCAGTGCTGCTGGGGCTCCAACGAGACCACGTTCGCTGAGAGGGACAAGTGTCCTCAGTGGAAGAGCTGGGCGGGGCTCATCCTGGGCCAGGAAGAG GGCCCTGGTTCCTACATCATGAACTACTTCATGTACATCTACTGGGCTTTGTCCTTCGCCTTCCTGGCCGTGTTACTGGTCAAGGTGTTCGCCCCTTACGCCTGTGGCTCCGGTATACCTGAG ATAAAGACCATTCTCAGTGGGTTCATCATCCGGGGTTACCTGGGGAAGTGGACCCTGCTGATCAAGACGGTGACCCTGGTGCTGGCTGTAGCGTCTGGGCTGAGCCTGGGGAAGGAGGGACCCTTGGTCCACGTGGCCTGCTGTTGTGGAAACATTTTCTCATATCTCTTCCCCAAGTACAGTAAGAACGAGGCCAAAAAGCGAGAG GTCCTATCTGCAGCGTCAGCGGCTGGGGTGTCTGTCGCTTTCGGTGCTCCCATAGGAGGAGTACTCTTCAGCTTGGAGGAG gtgagCTACTACTTCCCTCTGAAGACCCTGTGGCGCTCCTTCTTCGCTGCATTGGTGGCAGCCTTCGTCCTCCGCTCCATCAACCCGTTTGGCAACAGCCGTCTGGTCCTGTTCTACGTGGAGTACCACACCCCCTGGTACCTGTTTGAGCTTATCCCCTTCATCCTGCTGGGGGTGTTTGGAGGCCTCTGGGGGGCCTTCTTCATCAAGGCCAACATCGCCTGGTGCCGAAGGAGGAAATCCACCCGCTTCGGGAAGTACCCCATCCTGGAGGTGATCTTCGTGGCGGCCATTACCGCGGTCGTGGCGTTCCCCAACCCGTACACGCGGCAGAACACCAGCGAGCTGATTAAAGAGTTGTTTACCGACTGCGGACCCTTGGAGTCGTCCCAGCTGTGCCAGTACAGGAGTCAGATGAACGGGAGCAAGGCGTTTGTGGACGCGTCTCCCAACAAGCCGGCGGGACCCGGGGTGTACGCAGCCATTTGGCAGCTGTGCCTGGCGCTCATCTTCAAGATCATCATGACCATCTTCACCTTCGGACTTAAG GTTCCTGCTGGCCTGTTCATCCCCAGTATGGCCATCGGGGCGATCGCCGGGCGTATCGTTGGCATCGCCGTGGAGCAGCTGGCGTACTACCACCACGACTGGTTAGTGTTCAGGGAGTGGTGCGAGGTAGGCACCGACTGCATCACCCCGGGACTCTATGCCATGGTGGGGGCCGCCGCATGTCTGG GTGGTGTCACGCGGATGACCGTGTCTCTCGTGGTCATCGTGTTTGAGCTGACGGGCGGCCTGGAGTACATCGTGCCACTCATGGCCGCCGTCATGACCAGCAAGTGGGTGGGCGACGCCTTTGGGCGCGAGGGCATCTACGAATCACACATCCGCCTGAACGGGTACCCCTTCCTCGACGCCAAGGAGGAGTTCACACACACCACGCTGGCGCGGGAG GTGATGCGGCCGCGGCGTAGTGATCCACCGTTAGCGGTGCTGACGCAGGACGACCTGACAGTGGAGGAACTACAGGGGATCATCAACGAGACCAGCTACAACGGCTTCCCTGTCATCGTCTCCAAGGAGTCCCAGAGACTGGTTGGCTTCGCTCTGCGCAGGGACATCACCATCGCTATAG AGAACGCACGGCGGAAGCAGGAGGGTATCCTGCTGACGTCGCGGGTCTACTTCACGCAGCACGCCCCTACGCTGCCCGCCGACAGCCCGCGGCCCCTCAAGCTGCGCTCCATCCTGGACATGAGCCCCTTCACCGTGACCGACCACACGCCCATGGAGATCGTGGTGGACATCTTCCGCAAGCTGGGCCTCCGCCAGTGTCTGGTGACACACAACGG gATTGTATTGGGCGTCATCACTAAGAAGAATATATTAGAGCATCTGGAGGAGCTCAAGGAACACACGGAGCCCCTG gCGTCTCCTTGGTATTATCACAAAAAAAGATATCCTTCGTCATATGGCCCAGATGGCCAACCAAGACCCCGACAACATAATGTTCAACTAGTCACCGCCTTCCCGGGTCGTCAAGCTGACGAGGAGGAAAGCGAGGAGGAGGTGGTAAACCTACTGGACGGCCGCGGCTCCACCCTATGA
- the clcn3 gene encoding H(+)/Cl(-) exchange transporter 3 isoform X3, translated as MESEQLFNRKGYYRNSYNSIASASSDEELLDGAGVVMDFHTSEDDNLLDGDATSPGSNYVMSNGGGVMSSTTHLLDFLEEPIPGVGTYDDFHTIDWVREKCKDRERHRKINAKKKESAWEFTKSLYDAWSGWLVVTLTGLASGALAGLIDIAADWLNDIKEGVCLNAMWFNHEQCCWGSNETTFAERDKCPQWKSWAGLILGQEEGPGSYIMNYFMYIYWALSFAFLAVLLVKVFAPYACGSGIPEIKTILSGFIIRGYLGKWTLLIKTVTLVLAVASGLSLGKEGPLVHVACCCGNIFSYLFPKYSKNEAKKREVLSAASAAGVSVAFGAPIGGVLFSLEEVSYYFPLKTLWRSFFAALVAAFVLRSINPFGNSRLVLFYVEYHTPWYLFELIPFILLGVFGGLWGAFFIKANIAWCRRRKSTRFGKYPILEVIFVAAITAVVAFPNPYTRQNTSELIKELFTDCGPLESSQLCQYRSQMNGSKAFVDASPNKPAGPGVYAAIWQLCLALIFKIIMTIFTFGLKVPAGLFIPSMAIGAIAGRIVGIAVEQLAYYHHDWLVFREWCEVGTDCITPGLYAMVGAAACLGGVTRMTVSLVVIVFELTGGLEYIVPLMAAVMTSKWVGDAFGREGIYESHIRLNGYPFLDAKEEFTHTTLAREVMRPRRSDPPLAVLTQDDLTVEELQGIINETSYNGFPVIVSKESQRLVGFALRRDITIAIENARRKQEGILLTSRVYFTQHAPTLPADSPRPLKLRSILDMSPFTVTDHTPMEIVVDIFRKLGLRQCLVTHNGRLLGIITKKDILRHMAQMANQDPDNIMFN; from the exons GATCTAACTACGTCATGTCTAACGGGGGCGGGGTGATGAGTAGCACCACCCACCTGCTGGACTTCCTGGAGGAGCCCATCCCGGGGGTCGGCACCTATGATGACTTCCACACCATCGACTGGGTCCGGGAGAAGTGCAAGGACCGGGAACGCCACCGCAAG ATCAATGCTAAGAAGAAGGAATCAGCTTGGGAGTTTACCAAGAGCCTGTATGATGCCTGGTCTGGGTGGCTGGTGGTGACGCTGACAGGGCTGGcctcag GTGCTCTGGCTGGTCTAATCGACATCGCTGCTGATTGGCTGAACGACATCAAGGAGGGTGTGTGTCTGAATGCCATGTGGTTCAACCACGAGCAGTGCTGCTGGGGCTCCAACGAGACCACGTTCGCTGAGAGGGACAAGTGTCCTCAGTGGAAGAGCTGGGCGGGGCTCATCCTGGGCCAGGAAGAG GGCCCTGGTTCCTACATCATGAACTACTTCATGTACATCTACTGGGCTTTGTCCTTCGCCTTCCTGGCCGTGTTACTGGTCAAGGTGTTCGCCCCTTACGCCTGTGGCTCCGGTATACCTGAG ATAAAGACCATTCTCAGTGGGTTCATCATCCGGGGTTACCTGGGGAAGTGGACCCTGCTGATCAAGACGGTGACCCTGGTGCTGGCTGTAGCGTCTGGGCTGAGCCTGGGGAAGGAGGGACCCTTGGTCCACGTGGCCTGCTGTTGTGGAAACATTTTCTCATATCTCTTCCCCAAGTACAGTAAGAACGAGGCCAAAAAGCGAGAG GTCCTATCTGCAGCGTCAGCGGCTGGGGTGTCTGTCGCTTTCGGTGCTCCCATAGGAGGAGTACTCTTCAGCTTGGAGGAG gtgagCTACTACTTCCCTCTGAAGACCCTGTGGCGCTCCTTCTTCGCTGCATTGGTGGCAGCCTTCGTCCTCCGCTCCATCAACCCGTTTGGCAACAGCCGTCTGGTCCTGTTCTACGTGGAGTACCACACCCCCTGGTACCTGTTTGAGCTTATCCCCTTCATCCTGCTGGGGGTGTTTGGAGGCCTCTGGGGGGCCTTCTTCATCAAGGCCAACATCGCCTGGTGCCGAAGGAGGAAATCCACCCGCTTCGGGAAGTACCCCATCCTGGAGGTGATCTTCGTGGCGGCCATTACCGCGGTCGTGGCGTTCCCCAACCCGTACACGCGGCAGAACACCAGCGAGCTGATTAAAGAGTTGTTTACCGACTGCGGACCCTTGGAGTCGTCCCAGCTGTGCCAGTACAGGAGTCAGATGAACGGGAGCAAGGCGTTTGTGGACGCGTCTCCCAACAAGCCGGCGGGACCCGGGGTGTACGCAGCCATTTGGCAGCTGTGCCTGGCGCTCATCTTCAAGATCATCATGACCATCTTCACCTTCGGACTTAAG GTTCCTGCTGGCCTGTTCATCCCCAGTATGGCCATCGGGGCGATCGCCGGGCGTATCGTTGGCATCGCCGTGGAGCAGCTGGCGTACTACCACCACGACTGGTTAGTGTTCAGGGAGTGGTGCGAGGTAGGCACCGACTGCATCACCCCGGGACTCTATGCCATGGTGGGGGCCGCCGCATGTCTGG GTGGTGTCACGCGGATGACCGTGTCTCTCGTGGTCATCGTGTTTGAGCTGACGGGCGGCCTGGAGTACATCGTGCCACTCATGGCCGCCGTCATGACCAGCAAGTGGGTGGGCGACGCCTTTGGGCGCGAGGGCATCTACGAATCACACATCCGCCTGAACGGGTACCCCTTCCTCGACGCCAAGGAGGAGTTCACACACACCACGCTGGCGCGGGAG GTGATGCGGCCGCGGCGTAGTGATCCACCGTTAGCGGTGCTGACGCAGGACGACCTGACAGTGGAGGAACTACAGGGGATCATCAACGAGACCAGCTACAACGGCTTCCCTGTCATCGTCTCCAAGGAGTCCCAGAGACTGGTTGGCTTCGCTCTGCGCAGGGACATCACCATCGCTATAG AGAACGCACGGCGGAAGCAGGAGGGTATCCTGCTGACGTCGCGGGTCTACTTCACGCAGCACGCCCCTACGCTGCCCGCCGACAGCCCGCGGCCCCTCAAGCTGCGCTCCATCCTGGACATGAGCCCCTTCACCGTGACCGACCACACGCCCATGGAGATCGTGGTGGACATCTTCCGCAAGCTGGGCCTCCGCCAGTGTCTGGTGACACACAACGG gCGTCTCCTTGGTATTATCACAAAAAAAGATATCCTTCGTCATATGGCCCAGATGGCCAACCAAGACCCCGACAACATAATGTTCAACTAG